In the genome of Kiritimatiellia bacterium, one region contains:
- the cimA gene encoding citramalate synthase, whose amino-acid sequence MKPRVEIYDTTLRDGAQGEGVSFSGVGKILVAKRLDEFGVDYIEGGYAASNPKDMEFFRAIKSEKFTNARIAAFGSTRRANVPVAEDQGCRALIEADTPVCTIFGKSWRLHVREVLRTTEEENRAMIADTVRFLKERGKEVIYDAEHFFDGYADSREHALATLRAAVEAGADRLVLCDTNGGSLPDTVAAVVRDVCAVFPNARIGIHTHNDSELGVANSIAAVRAGALHVQGTINGFGERVGNANLVSIIPILLLKMGYDCMQPHSLRQLKAVSQYVYEMASVRPNPKQPFVGDSAFAHKAGMHVDGVRKIASSFEHIDPALVGNQRRILISELSGASNVFLKAVEMGLQLEKNSPEIRQILRELENLEKEGYAFEAAEASFKLLIQKVLKRHKPFFQQLGYRVIVEKRRHDEASLAEATVKLAVNGEIESTVGEGDGPVDALNDALRKALTRFYPSIREVQLVDYQVRILDPETGTAAKTRVLIESSDGKQSWGTVGVSTNLIEASWEALVDSVEYKLFLEEQAANSGR is encoded by the coding sequence ATGAAGCCGCGGGTGGAGATTTACGACACCACCCTGCGCGATGGCGCGCAGGGGGAAGGCGTTTCTTTTTCCGGCGTCGGCAAGATCCTCGTCGCCAAACGCCTTGACGAATTCGGCGTCGATTACATCGAGGGCGGTTATGCGGCGTCGAATCCGAAGGACATGGAATTCTTTCGCGCGATCAAAAGCGAAAAATTCACGAATGCGCGAATCGCTGCATTTGGCAGCACACGCCGGGCAAATGTGCCGGTGGCCGAGGACCAGGGCTGCCGTGCGCTGATTGAAGCGGACACACCGGTCTGCACCATCTTCGGAAAGAGCTGGCGGCTGCATGTCCGCGAGGTCCTGCGCACGACGGAAGAAGAAAACCGCGCAATGATCGCCGACACCGTGCGCTTTCTCAAGGAGCGCGGCAAGGAGGTCATTTACGACGCGGAGCACTTCTTTGACGGATATGCAGACAGCCGCGAACACGCGCTTGCAACGCTCCGCGCCGCCGTGGAGGCCGGCGCCGACCGGCTCGTGCTCTGCGATACGAATGGCGGCAGCCTTCCGGACACGGTGGCGGCGGTGGTGCGCGACGTGTGCGCGGTCTTTCCCAACGCGCGGATCGGCATCCACACCCACAACGACTCCGAGCTGGGCGTCGCCAATTCGATTGCGGCGGTCCGCGCGGGCGCCCTACACGTCCAGGGTACGATCAACGGCTTCGGGGAGCGAGTGGGCAATGCCAATCTCGTCAGCATCATCCCGATCCTGCTTCTGAAAATGGGCTATGACTGCATGCAGCCCCACAGCCTGCGGCAGCTCAAGGCGGTTTCGCAGTACGTGTACGAAATGGCGAGCGTCCGACCCAATCCCAAGCAGCCGTTCGTAGGCGACAGCGCCTTCGCGCACAAGGCGGGGATGCATGTTGACGGGGTTCGAAAAATTGCGTCGAGCTTCGAGCACATCGACCCGGCGCTCGTCGGCAACCAGCGGCGCATTCTGATTTCGGAGCTGTCCGGCGCTAGTAATGTCTTCCTGAAGGCCGTGGAGATGGGCCTGCAACTGGAGAAAAATTCGCCCGAAATCCGCCAGATACTCCGCGAGCTGGAGAATTTGGAAAAGGAGGGTTACGCGTTCGAAGCGGCGGAGGCGTCATTCAAACTCCTCATTCAAAAGGTCCTGAAGCGTCACAAACCGTTCTTTCAGCAGCTCGGCTACCGAGTGATCGTCGAAAAGCGACGCCATGACGAGGCTAGCCTCGCGGAGGCAACGGTCAAACTGGCGGTCAACGGCGAAATCGAATCTACTGTGGGCGAAGGCGACGGCCCGGTCGACGCATTAAACGACGCGCTCCGCAAGGCGCTGACTCGGTTTTATCCGTCGATACGCGAGGTACAGCTCGTCGACTATCAGGTTCGGATCCTGGATCCGGAAACCGGCACGGCGGCAAAGACCCGCGTGCTGATTGAATCCTCAGACGGCAAACAATCGTGGGGCACGGTGGGCGTCTCGACAAACCTGATCGAGGCGTCGTGGGAAGCGCTGGTGGACAGCGTGGAGTACAAGCTCTTCCTTGAGGAACAGGCGGCCAACTCGGGCCGCTGA
- a CDS encoding aspartate kinase, with protein sequence MALIVQKYGGSSVADVECIRRVAKRILKTRDEGNQVVVVVSAMGDTTDELIDLAKQVNPEPDERELDALLATGEQISSAVLTMALHALGADAISMSGPQAGIYTDEVHTKAKIRALKPKRLLAQLKKGRIVVVAGFQGLNPNEDIATLGRGGSDTTAVALAAAIKADRCQILKDVEGVYTANPRVVPEARKLDEISYDEMLELASMGAEVLQSRAVEFAKKHGVVLEVMSSFVEKPGTLVREEVKNMEDIVVRGVAADKNQSKVTVKGLEDKPGVAALMFGELARKNINVDMIVQNVSENGQTDITFTVPRVDLAKTRRAVESMQSELGAKGVVVDEDIAKISIVGVGMRSHSGVAARMFEALARQKINIEMIATSEIKISVVIRKSEADKAVQALHKAFELGKKK encoded by the coding sequence ATGGCCCTGATTGTCCAGAAATACGGCGGCAGCTCCGTCGCCGATGTCGAGTGCATCCGCCGCGTCGCGAAACGTATTCTCAAGACGCGGGACGAGGGCAACCAGGTCGTCGTGGTGGTCAGCGCGATGGGCGACACGACAGACGAGCTGATCGACCTGGCGAAGCAGGTGAATCCTGAGCCCGATGAACGCGAACTCGACGCGCTGCTCGCCACGGGCGAACAGATTTCATCCGCCGTCCTCACGATGGCGCTGCACGCGCTGGGCGCGGACGCAATCTCGATGAGCGGCCCGCAGGCGGGCATTTATACGGACGAGGTCCACACGAAAGCGAAAATCCGCGCTTTGAAGCCGAAACGGCTCCTCGCTCAGCTCAAAAAGGGTCGCATCGTGGTGGTGGCCGGATTTCAGGGGCTCAACCCCAACGAGGACATTGCCACGCTCGGGCGCGGCGGTTCGGACACGACCGCTGTCGCGCTCGCGGCGGCAATCAAGGCTGACCGGTGCCAGATCTTGAAGGATGTGGAGGGGGTTTACACCGCCAATCCGCGGGTCGTACCGGAGGCGCGGAAACTGGATGAAATTTCGTATGATGAAATGCTCGAGCTGGCCAGCATGGGCGCGGAGGTGCTCCAGTCTCGCGCGGTGGAATTTGCCAAGAAACACGGAGTGGTCCTTGAAGTCATGTCGAGTTTCGTTGAAAAACCGGGTACGTTGGTTCGCGAAGAGGTGAAAAACATGGAAGACATTGTCGTTCGAGGCGTTGCCGCGGACAAAAACCAGTCGAAGGTGACCGTCAAGGGCCTGGAGGACAAGCCGGGCGTGGCCGCGCTGATGTTTGGGGAACTGGCTCGCAAGAACATCAACGTCGATATGATTGTCCAGAACGTGTCCGAGAACGGCCAGACGGATATCACGTTTACCGTGCCGCGGGTCGATCTGGCGAAGACGCGGCGCGCTGTCGAGTCGATGCAGTCCGAGCTCGGCGCCAAGGGCGTGGTGGTGGATGAGGATATCGCCAAAATTAGCATTGTCGGCGTCGGCATGCGGAGCCATTCCGGCGTGGCAGCGAGAATGTTCGAGGCTCTCGCGCGGCAAAAAATCAACATCGAGATGATTGCAACCTCGGAGATCAAAATCTCCGTCGTAATCCGAAAGAGCGAGGCAGACAAGGCGGTCCAGGCCCTGCACAAGGCCTTCGAGCTGGGGAAAAAGAAATGA